In the Oreochromis aureus strain Israel breed Guangdong linkage group 14, ZZ_aureus, whole genome shotgun sequence genome, one interval contains:
- the LOC120443564 gene encoding dehydrogenase/reductase SDR family member 11-like, whose amino-acid sequence MFAAIKEQQKGVDVCINNAGLGHPERLLNGKTGSWKNIIDVNVLALSICTREAYQSMKERNVDDGHIININSLCGHKVIPFADLHFYTATKYAVTALTEGLRQELRAENTHIRATSISPGLVATEFISRASTNNPDQVAGIYAAYKALQAKDIASAVTYVLSAPPHVQIGELVVEPI is encoded by the exons ATGTTCGCAGCGATCAAAGAGCAGCAGAAAGGCGTGGACGTGTGCATCAACAATGCTGGTCTGGGTCACCCAGAACGCCTGCTAAATGGCAAAACCGGCAGCTGGAAGAACATCATTGAt GTGAACGTTCTTGCTCTGAGCATCTGCACACGTGAAGCTTATCAGTCAATGAAAGAGAGAAACGTGGATGATGGGCACATCATAAACATAAACAG CTTGTGTGGACATAAAGTCATTCCTTTTGCTGATCTACATTTCTACACTGCCACAAAGTATGCTGTAACTGCTCTGACTGAGGGCCTGAGACAGGAGCTGCGTGCTGAAAACACCCATATCCGAGCCACA AGCATTTCTCCTGGTTTAGTGGCCACAGAATTTATATCACGGGCCAGCACCAACAATCCTGATCAAGTGGCTGGCATATATGCTGCATataag GCTCTGCAAGCAAAAGACATTGCCAGTGCTGTCACGTACGTCCTCAGTGCCCCTCCTCATGTTCAG ATTGGAGAACTTGTGGTTGAACCTATATAG